In Carassius auratus strain Wakin chromosome 37, ASM336829v1, whole genome shotgun sequence, the DNA window TAAAACCACACATTTATGAATTTACTCtctatgttcatttttttaatgcatagtgCATTGAGTGCTAGATTTTATCAGTTAAAAGTGGTTGTACAGACTACTTTTTCTTAAGAATCACTTGAGATTTTGAACTCGTGCAGTTTCTTTGTTTTCATCactcacaatttatttattctaCAACCAGATAAAATGAGGAAATTGTGacacaattacacacacaatTGTGAGACCATGCTGACCACATAATTTTTTGTGCATATTCTGGTAAAAAGTGATGCGGACAGAAGTTTCTAGAGGTGGAATAAACAGACTTAAGTGATTGGAGAAGTCCTGGTCaattttagtttaaatgaaaCATATGCACTGttgaattgttcacaatataatatacatttataaaatggaTTAATTGTATtctgaaaaatttaaattttattaatttgcgtttttcattaaatgtttgcTGTTCTTCTGTAGCCTCTTAGTCGGAGCGCCCCAAGAAAAAGCCCAGCCCCAACTCAGCAAATTCAACATTAATGAAACAGGAGCCGTGTATTACTGTCCCATCAGTATCGAGCAGGATGACTGCAGGAGGATGGACCTCATCAGTCCACGTAGGTATTCTTATAACTTATCAGAAATCTATGATTAAagcaggaaaataaataataataaaaaatgctgttaaagaaacatttatcatttctaaaatgGAAACGATGATAATtgtttttaaggattcttcgatgaacAGAAAGAACCACATATATGTTAAacaaaatcttttgtagcattatacattttataatgttatgttttttaatgtttccttactgaaaaagtaattttcttaaaaaaaaaaaatgaatgactccaaacttttgaatggtagtgtagatgGTTCACTTATGTTACATTCTTTAGAAGCTTAATCTCATTCACAGTGTTCCAAACACGTAGCGAGGAACAAGGAGGACAGGAGTACATCACAGGAGACTTTAATGGAATCCAGGGAATCAGGAAGACACGTAGTGGAAAACATCAACAAGTAGAGACGACAAACATTAACTCAAAGGACTGTGGCTTTTATACACAGGATAATGAGGGACTTAGGAgacacctggaatcaaattaacaatCAACATGAAGGAGAAACTATGGCTGGAGCcttactacccccccccccccaccaaaaaaatgtaaaaattgtggggggggggggtgacttaCGGGGCTTAACTGGGGGTCAGAAGTCCTCCCTAGGCTAAACAGGGAATCAGGAGCCCTCCCAAGTGTTAAATGGTTCATCAGGAGCCCTCCCTAGGCTAAAGGGGGAATCAGGAGTCctccctgggcttaa includes these proteins:
- the LOC113056361 gene encoding integrin alpha-3-like, which encodes MAGKCLQLCVFVIYAIQTNSGFNIDVQFPVIKEGKTKGSLFGFSVALHKQTEKTNNNFLLVGAPQEKAQPQLSKFNINETGAVYYCPISIEQDDCRRMDLISPLFQTRSEEQGGQEYITGDFNGIQGIRKTRSGKHQQVETTNINSKDCGFYTQDNEGLRRHLESN